One Heptranchias perlo isolate sHepPer1 chromosome 2, sHepPer1.hap1, whole genome shotgun sequence DNA segment encodes these proteins:
- the gngt1 gene encoding guanine nucleotide-binding protein G(T) subunit gamma-T1, producing the protein MEELTDKDRLKMEVDQLRKELPLERLLVSKCAEELKDYIESQSAEDPLVKGIPEDKNPFKEKGGCVIT; encoded by the exons ATGGAAGAGTTGACAGATAAGGACCGTTTGAAAATGGAGGTAGACCAACTTCGTAAAGAATTACCATTAGAGAGGCTGCTG GTATCTAAGTGTGCAGAGGAACTGAAGGATTACATTGAATCACAATCTGCAGAAGATCCTTTGGTAAAGGGAATCCCTGAGGACAAGAATCCTTTCAAGGAGAAGGGTGGTTGTGTGATCACATGA